A region from the Hydrogenimonas sp. genome encodes:
- a CDS encoding GGDEF domain protein — protein MAKLLKEAIGDYFAEFTVAHDGIEGLDIFRKRRPDIVITDITMPKMDGLQLASAIKSESPDTPVVILSAYSDKQKLLGAIDVGVVKYFIKPFDPEELLSYLCELAERIKRENRIRLIEPFEYDLQSEQLFRKGVLVHLSKRESRFIAQLLHSPNRYLSNEAIKAALWPGEEVSDDRLRTFIKRVRQKSDRKLIENISGQGYLLAGDKKA, from the coding sequence TTGGCGAAACTGCTCAAAGAGGCGATAGGCGACTACTTCGCCGAGTTCACGGTAGCCCATGACGGGATAGAGGGTTTGGATATTTTCAGAAAACGCAGGCCGGATATCGTAATAACCGATATAACGATGCCCAAAATGGACGGACTTCAGCTTGCATCGGCGATAAAGTCCGAAAGTCCGGATACCCCCGTCGTTATACTGAGCGCCTACAGTGACAAGCAGAAGCTTCTGGGTGCGATAGATGTCGGGGTGGTGAAGTACTTTATAAAACCTTTCGATCCGGAAGAGCTCTTGAGCTATCTTTGCGAGCTTGCGGAGCGCATAAAGAGAGAGAACAGGATAAGGCTTATAGAGCCGTTCGAATACGATCTTCAGAGCGAGCAGCTGTTCAGAAAAGGGGTGCTCGTACATCTGAGCAAGCGGGAGAGCAGGTTCATAGCGCAGCTTCTGCACAGTCCCAACCGCTACCTCTCGAACGAGGCGATCAAAGCCGCGCTATGGCCCGGCGAAGAGGTGAGTGACGACAGGCTCAGAACCTTTATAAAGCGGGTGAGACAGAAGAGTGACAGAAAGCTCATAGAGAATATATCGGGACAGGGGTATCTGCTGGCAGGTGACAAAAAAGCGTAA
- a CDS encoding ribonucleotide reductase of class III (anaerobic), activating protein yields the protein MNDKPIFDITPFTHLDYPRKLACIVWFCGCNMRCMYCYNSDIVFAKEGNYGVEELYDFLRRRTGLLDGVVLSGGEPTIHDLLPVCRKIRDLGFSIKLDTNGLNTEVIKSLTQEGLVDYIALDFKAINGKFGYITGSSKYTAFTETLEFLVSSGSEFEVRTTIHSDLLQPEDINAMMKELKKYGYTGPYYLQRFIETRNNIANLKRAERDFDESLLEDTLQIIWR from the coding sequence TTGAACGATAAACCGATTTTCGACATCACCCCTTTTACGCATCTGGACTATCCGCGAAAGCTCGCCTGTATAGTCTGGTTCTGTGGCTGCAACATGCGCTGTATGTACTGCTACAACAGCGATATAGTCTTTGCCAAAGAGGGTAATTACGGGGTAGAAGAGCTGTATGACTTTCTGCGAAGGCGCACGGGACTGCTCGACGGAGTGGTTCTGAGCGGCGGGGAGCCGACTATACACGACCTGCTTCCGGTATGCCGGAAAATCAGGGATCTCGGTTTTTCGATAAAACTGGATACGAACGGCCTCAATACCGAGGTGATAAAGTCTCTGACACAAGAGGGCCTTGTCGACTACATCGCCCTCGATTTCAAAGCCATAAACGGAAAATTCGGCTACATAACAGGCTCCAGTAAATATACCGCATTCACAGAAACACTGGAGTTTCTGGTCTCCAGCGGCTCGGAGTTCGAAGTCCGTACCACCATACACTCCGATCTGCTTCAGCCTGAAGATATAAATGCAATGATGAAAGAGCTGAAAAAATATGGCTACACCGGCCCCTACTATCTTCAGAGATTCATAGAGACGAGAAACAATATAGCGAACCTGAAGAGAGCGGAAAGAGACTTCGACGAATCACTGCTTGAAGATACCCTTCAGATAATATGGCGCTGA
- a CDS encoding ribonucleotide reductase of class III (anaerobic), large subunit: MMLKEILKRDGTKESFAPYKIEDAIKAAFKSQNTTYDSTIFFNVLERLKQKRIAAVEDIQDMIEQELFKARYFDVMRAFMIYRHTHKMQREHILGLAEDTTFVNSTETIEEYISKSDWRINANSNTGYSHAGLINNTAGKIIANYWLDKIYSKEEGYAHRNGDYHIHDLDCLSGYCAGWSLRTVLDEGFNGVRGRVESRPPNHFREALGQMANFLGILQSEWAGAQAFSSFDTYLAPYVFKDRLSFIETKKAIRSFVYNLNVPARWGQSPFTNITIDWTVPEDLKDQFPTRAQKHLLKGLDDEELLKEAQKRDPEITSLDQMCYRHFQQEMNMINRAYYEVMTEGDSTGQPFTFPIPTVNITEDFDWYGENTDILFENTAKVGSSYFQNFIGSQYRRDENGNLVPNEEAYKPGHVRSMCCRLQLDLRELLKRGGGLFGSAEMTGSIGVVTINMARLGYLYKNDLKALYSRLGELMDLAKSTLEKKRRFIQELYDRGLFPYTKRYLPNFNNHFSTIGINGVNEMIRNFTDDRLTIADEEGRQMALDILDFMRERMREYQEETGNLYNLEATPAEGTTYRFAKEDRKRYPDIIQAGEGENIYYTNSTQIPVDWTEDPFEALELQDELQCKYTGGTVLHLYMRERISSAEACRNLVKKVITNFKLPYITVTPLFSVCPKHGYIPGEHEYCPKCDEELLISYEEEGKKCSSF; this comes from the coding sequence ATGATGCTTAAAGAGATTCTGAAAAGAGACGGAACTAAAGAGAGTTTTGCCCCATACAAGATCGAAGATGCGATCAAAGCGGCATTCAAAAGCCAAAATACTACATATGACAGCACTATCTTTTTCAATGTTCTCGAGAGACTGAAGCAGAAGCGCATCGCCGCGGTCGAAGATATTCAGGATATGATAGAGCAGGAGCTCTTCAAAGCCCGCTACTTCGACGTTATGCGCGCCTTCATGATCTACCGCCACACCCACAAGATGCAGAGAGAGCATATTCTCGGACTCGCCGAAGATACAACTTTCGTCAATTCGACCGAGACGATAGAGGAGTATATCTCCAAAAGCGACTGGAGGATCAACGCCAACTCCAACACCGGATACTCGCACGCCGGTCTCATAAACAATACCGCCGGTAAGATAATCGCAAACTACTGGCTTGACAAGATCTACTCAAAAGAGGAGGGTTACGCCCACAGAAACGGCGACTACCATATACACGACCTAGACTGCCTGAGCGGCTACTGCGCCGGATGGAGCCTCAGGACCGTACTCGACGAAGGCTTCAACGGAGTCAGGGGACGCGTTGAGAGCCGCCCGCCCAACCACTTCAGGGAGGCGCTCGGGCAGATGGCCAACTTTCTCGGCATCCTGCAGTCGGAGTGGGCCGGTGCGCAGGCTTTCAGCTCGTTCGATACATACCTGGCCCCCTACGTATTCAAAGACCGCCTCAGCTTCATAGAGACCAAAAAGGCTATACGCAGCTTCGTATACAACCTGAACGTACCGGCCAGGTGGGGGCAGTCACCGTTTACCAACATCACGATAGACTGGACCGTTCCGGAGGATCTGAAAGATCAGTTCCCTACCCGTGCACAAAAACATCTCCTGAAAGGTCTTGACGATGAAGAGCTTCTGAAAGAGGCGCAGAAGCGGGACCCCGAAATCACCTCGCTGGATCAGATGTGCTACCGCCATTTCCAGCAGGAGATGAATATGATCAACCGCGCCTACTATGAGGTGATGACGGAGGGAGACAGCACCGGTCAGCCTTTCACCTTCCCGATTCCCACCGTGAATATTACGGAAGATTTCGACTGGTACGGCGAAAACACCGATATCCTTTTTGAAAATACGGCCAAAGTCGGCTCCTCCTACTTCCAGAACTTCATAGGCAGTCAGTACAGGCGTGACGAAAACGGGAACCTGGTTCCGAATGAAGAGGCATACAAGCCCGGGCATGTAAGAAGTATGTGCTGCCGCCTTCAACTAGACCTCAGAGAGCTGCTCAAACGGGGCGGAGGGCTCTTCGGAAGTGCGGAGATGACCGGCAGCATAGGCGTCGTTACGATCAATATGGCCAGACTCGGCTATCTATACAAAAACGACTTGAAAGCCCTATACAGCAGGCTCGGGGAGTTGATGGATCTGGCCAAATCGACACTTGAGAAGAAGAGAAGGTTTATCCAGGAGCTCTATGACAGGGGGCTTTTCCCCTACACGAAGCGCTATCTTCCGAATTTCAACAACCACTTCTCCACCATCGGTATCAACGGTGTCAACGAGATGATCAGGAACTTCACCGACGACAGGCTGACCATAGCCGACGAAGAGGGGCGGCAGATGGCTCTGGATATTCTCGATTTCATGCGTGAAAGAATGCGTGAGTACCAGGAGGAGACCGGAAACCTCTACAACCTCGAAGCGACCCCGGCGGAGGGGACCACATACCGTTTCGCCAAAGAGGATAGGAAGAGATACCCGGATATCATTCAGGCCGGCGAAGGTGAAAACATCTACTATACGAATTCGACACAGATACCTGTAGACTGGACGGAAGATCCTTTCGAGGCGCTGGAGCTCCAGGATGAACTGCAGTGCAAATATACGGGCGGTACGGTTCTGCACCTCTATATGCGGGAACGGATCAGCTCCGCGGAAGCGTGCAGAAACCTCGTAAAGAAGGTCATAACCAACTTCAAGCTTCCATACATCACGGTAACTCCGCTCTTCTCGGTATGCCCCAAGCACGGATATATCCCGGGAGAGCACGAGTACTGTCCAAAATGCGACGAAGAGCTGTTGATCTCATATGAAGAGGAGGGGAAAAAATGTTCGTCATTTTAG
- a CDS encoding putative protein, whose amino-acid sequence MLISNYMRDEHRSCDESFAKAEQAASGGDFDAAFRHFEDFMVETLRHFSKEEEILFPAFEETTGNTEGPTMVMRHEHTQIRGLLEQMKEAIDSKDKDRFFSVADTLMILLQQHNMKEEQMLYAMCDRLMGERAETLVNEMKER is encoded by the coding sequence ATGCTTATATCGAACTATATGAGAGATGAGCACCGAAGCTGCGACGAGTCGTTCGCAAAAGCGGAGCAGGCTGCAAGCGGCGGCGATTTCGATGCGGCTTTCAGACACTTCGAAGATTTTATGGTCGAAACACTCAGGCACTTCTCCAAAGAGGAGGAGATACTCTTTCCGGCATTCGAAGAGACTACCGGCAATACTGAGGGCCCGACTATGGTGATGCGCCACGAGCATACCCAGATCAGAGGACTTCTCGAGCAGATGAAAGAGGCTATAGACTCCAAAGACAAGGATAGGTTCTTCTCGGTGGCAGATACACTGATGATACTTCTTCAGCAGCATAATATGAAAGAGGAGCAGATGCTCTACGCCATGTGCGACAGGCTTATGGGAGAGCGGGCCGAAACTCTTGTAAACGAGATGAAAGAGCGTTGA
- a CDS encoding PaaD-like protein, with translation MSEKITKEQVFDAIRKVIDPEVGFNLVEMGLIYDAIIDDENNVKVVMTLSTRGCPLHQLLMQWVKDAVKEIPGVGEVEVEIVWEPEWNISMAEEHVKKALGGA, from the coding sequence ATGAGTGAAAAGATAACAAAAGAGCAGGTTTTCGATGCAATACGCAAAGTTATAGACCCTGAGGTCGGGTTCAATCTTGTCGAGATGGGGCTTATCTACGATGCGATAATAGATGATGAAAACAATGTCAAGGTGGTCATGACGCTATCTACCCGCGGCTGCCCTCTTCATCAACTGCTCATGCAGTGGGTCAAGGATGCGGTAAAGGAAATTCCCGGCGTCGGCGAAGTCGAAGTCGAGATTGTCTGGGAACCGGAGTGGAATATATCGATGGCCGAAGAGCATGTCAAAAAAGCGCTGGGCGGCGCCTGA
- a CDS encoding ferredoxin-nitrite reductase: protein MTLEAVAARHTKLNKIEKLKQTRTYKDAWEALQRYSVDGYDSISKEDIDYFLKCFGIFDRPATPGKFMMRVRIPGGRLDKEQAEVLGRMAKEYGRDYMDLTTRMQVQLRYLEIENIPYIIKELESVGITSWQTGADNFRNIVSDPLDGLAFDSVIETAPLTAAMQELWLKKDEWVSALPRKFNTSISGTMTNRCNLFAHDCCFALAMKEGEYGFNVYLGGKVGAVAESADIFLRTDELLDFYEALMKTYRRFGFRDSRNKNRLHFLIKEAGMRAVTDAVKEIAGRNFEEAGETMVKQPRTDEREGRIRLRDGTFALHMVVPSGVFSGTAMIEAAGLASEFGNGKVNISTTQNLYILGVPEEKIPEALTKKPYDRYHCISTPYFNQVVACAGIDLCPFGVIPNKSDAVEMADYLGETVPLPADASIRMHWSACVKGCGVHELGDIGFVGCKAKERGETVYGVHIQIGGKSTASQEEAYTVMKSVPLSVAKYYVAELAEAYSSLRRPKESFERFESRVLRNYSKGAIEFTLRWNVEICRPNGYKKLSFDPRWQRVPEYNEIFLLGLEIYRSLTGQNAYQGIHQFNPVETTPARHICKLNPDLEKETGDIVMKMIAPSRNRYEVFTEITKALASIGGK from the coding sequence ATGACGCTTGAAGCCGTTGCAGCAAGACACACGAAACTGAACAAGATAGAGAAACTGAAGCAGACTCGTACCTATAAAGATGCGTGGGAAGCTCTGCAGAGATACTCCGTCGATGGGTATGATTCGATCAGCAAAGAGGATATCGACTACTTTCTCAAATGTTTCGGAATATTCGACAGACCTGCTACTCCGGGAAAGTTCATGATGAGAGTACGCATACCCGGCGGACGGCTCGACAAAGAGCAGGCGGAGGTTCTGGGGCGCATGGCGAAAGAGTACGGCAGAGACTATATGGATCTGACCACCCGTATGCAGGTGCAGCTGCGTTACCTGGAGATAGAGAATATACCATATATCATAAAAGAGCTCGAAAGTGTCGGCATAACAAGCTGGCAGACGGGTGCGGACAACTTCAGGAACATAGTCTCGGACCCGCTCGACGGGCTCGCCTTCGACTCCGTGATAGAGACCGCCCCCCTTACGGCGGCCATGCAGGAGCTGTGGCTCAAAAAGGATGAGTGGGTATCGGCACTGCCGAGAAAGTTCAATACCTCAATAAGCGGGACGATGACCAACAGGTGCAACCTCTTCGCGCACGACTGCTGCTTCGCACTGGCTATGAAGGAGGGGGAGTACGGCTTCAACGTATACCTCGGCGGCAAAGTGGGAGCCGTAGCCGAGTCGGCGGATATCTTCCTGCGGACCGACGAGCTTCTCGACTTCTACGAAGCGCTTATGAAAACATACCGCCGTTTCGGTTTCAGGGACAGCCGCAACAAAAACAGGCTCCACTTCCTGATTAAAGAGGCCGGAATGAGAGCCGTCACCGATGCCGTAAAGGAGATTGCCGGGCGCAACTTCGAAGAGGCGGGCGAGACGATGGTAAAGCAGCCGAGAACGGACGAGAGAGAGGGACGCATACGCCTCAGGGACGGAACGTTCGCGCTTCACATGGTCGTACCGTCAGGAGTCTTCTCCGGAACGGCGATGATCGAAGCGGCCGGACTCGCCTCAGAATTCGGAAACGGGAAAGTGAACATATCAACGACACAGAACCTCTACATTCTGGGAGTACCCGAGGAGAAGATACCGGAAGCTCTGACAAAAAAGCCGTATGACCGCTACCACTGCATAAGCACGCCCTACTTCAACCAGGTGGTAGCGTGCGCCGGAATCGACCTCTGCCCGTTCGGGGTCATACCCAACAAATCGGACGCCGTAGAGATGGCCGACTACCTGGGCGAAACCGTACCGCTGCCGGCAGACGCCTCGATACGTATGCACTGGTCAGCCTGTGTAAAGGGGTGCGGAGTCCATGAACTGGGAGATATCGGTTTTGTCGGCTGCAAAGCGAAAGAGAGGGGCGAAACGGTCTACGGTGTTCATATACAGATAGGCGGAAAGTCGACCGCATCGCAGGAGGAGGCCTATACCGTGATGAAGAGCGTACCGCTGAGTGTAGCGAAATACTACGTTGCCGAACTGGCGGAAGCCTACTCTTCACTACGCAGACCGAAAGAGAGCTTCGAGAGATTCGAGAGCCGCGTGCTAAGGAACTACTCCAAGGGTGCAATCGAGTTCACTCTTCGCTGGAACGTGGAGATCTGCAGGCCGAACGGATACAAAAAGCTCTCCTTCGACCCCAGGTGGCAGAGAGTTCCGGAGTACAACGAGATATTCCTGCTGGGCCTCGAAATATATAGATCTCTGACCGGACAGAACGCCTACCAGGGTATCCACCAGTTCAACCCGGTAGAGACGACTCCGGCACGCCACATCTGCAAGCTCAATCCGGATCTGGAAAAAGAGACCGGAGATATCGTAATGAAGATGATCGCCCCGTCAAGAAACCGTTATGAAGTCTTTACGGAGATCACGAAGGCACTGGCTTCTATAGGCGGCAAATGA